In Oscillatoria sp. FACHB-1407, a single genomic region encodes these proteins:
- a CDS encoding carbon dioxide-concentrating mechanism protein CcmK yields the protein MPFAVGVIQTLGFPGVLAAADAMVKGARVTLVYYGLAERGEFIVAIRGATSEVKPAIEAGIEAAKKTPGCAEISYYIVPNPPENLEAVLPIQYTAKVERFI from the coding sequence GTGCCATTTGCCGTTGGTGTCATTCAAACCCTTGGGTTTCCGGGCGTATTGGCTGCGGCAGATGCAATGGTGAAAGGGGCGCGCGTCACCCTGGTGTATTATGGCTTAGCCGAACGGGGCGAGTTTATCGTTGCCATTCGAGGTGCGACATCGGAGGTAAAACCTGCGATCGAAGCGGGTATCGAAGCGGCAAAAAAAACGCCAGGTTGTGCCGAAATTTCCTACTACATCGTGCCGAACCCCCCTGAAAACCTGGAAGCGGTCTTACCGATTCAATACACTGCAAAAGTTGAACGGTTTATATAG
- a CDS encoding alpha/beta fold hydrolase → MVLSDSLQSTSAIWQWHDLPIRYQTAGTTGDAVILVHGFGASSDHWRKNIPVLAETHRVYALDLLGFGLSAKPTPGEPFLYTFETWGQQIVEFCQEIVGTPAFLVGNSVGCIAALQAAVMAPQLASGVVLLNCSLRLLHDRKRASLPWHRRSSAPLLQSLLSYRPFGNYFFNQLAKAKVIRKILLQAYRDPSAVTDELVDLLLQPALEPGAAAVFLAFTRYSQGPLAEDLLPQLTCPALIAWGDADPWEPIALGRELSNFPAVEDFIPLEGVGHCPQDEAPDQVNTILQNWFDKHRSSKANP, encoded by the coding sequence ATGGTTCTGAGCGACTCTCTCCAATCCACATCGGCGATCTGGCAATGGCATGACCTACCCATCCGTTACCAAACGGCTGGGACAACTGGAGACGCAGTCATTCTGGTGCATGGCTTTGGCGCATCCAGTGACCACTGGCGCAAAAATATTCCTGTGTTGGCAGAAACGCACCGCGTCTACGCGCTCGATCTGCTGGGGTTTGGTCTCTCTGCCAAGCCCACCCCCGGAGAGCCATTTCTCTACACCTTTGAAACCTGGGGACAGCAAATCGTTGAGTTTTGCCAAGAGATTGTAGGGACTCCTGCCTTTTTAGTAGGCAACTCGGTCGGATGTATTGCTGCCCTACAAGCCGCCGTCATGGCACCCCAACTGGCATCAGGTGTCGTGCTCCTCAACTGCTCCCTCCGCCTGTTGCACGATCGCAAGCGAGCCAGCTTACCCTGGCATCGTCGCTCATCGGCTCCACTGCTACAATCCCTGCTGAGCTATCGCCCCTTTGGCAATTACTTTTTTAATCAACTGGCGAAAGCCAAGGTGATTCGCAAAATTTTGCTGCAAGCCTATCGCGATCCATCTGCTGTCACCGATGAATTGGTAGATCTGTTGCTCCAACCTGCTCTAGAGCCAGGAGCTGCTGCCGTTTTTCTGGCGTTTACCCGTTATTCTCAAGGACCATTAGCAGAGGATCTGCTCCCTCAACTGACTTGCCCTGCACTGATTGCCTGGGGAGACGCTGACCCATGGGAGCCGATCGCCCTTGGACGAGAGTTAAGCAACTTTCCAGCCGTTGAGGACTTTATCCCCCTAGAAGGGGTAGGTCACTGCCCACAGGATGAAGCCCCGGATCAGGTCAACACGATTTTACAGAACTGGTTTGACAAACATCGTAGTAGCAAAGCAAACCCTTGA
- the priA gene encoding primosomal protein N': MPEVLSSEMLSVAEGGDRSPRGSWVETLVDCAGAQGLYTYRVPADIEVQPGDILSVPFGAQQVGAIAIRRVEALPEDLPPSAVRDVEEVICQGFFPSSYWSLLQQTATYYCTPLIQVVRTALPPGLLGRSQRRIRLTPTCPNSAPADLSTAAQQILEQLQSHKTGDYAWQYLQRQVNGASRGLRELLQRGWVESYLEPPTPVKPKQRQAVTFVAEPAVALSPRQHEVLEVLKRRGGEMWLQDLLQTCQTSSAVLKGLQQKGCVVVYQREVLRTESGASILGSHPKALTSAQQAALVKIQSLDRYQVVLLHGVTGSGKTEVYLQAIAPILNQGKSALVLVPEIGLTPQLTDRFRARFGSKVMVYHSALSEGERYDTWRQMLSGTPQVVIGTRSAIFAPLPNLGLIVLDEEHDSSFKQDQPTPCYHARTVAHWRAASENCPLILGSATPSIETWVEVQGGFVGHISASDTHPPTVTPFPEKSKPLYLALPERVHARPLPPIDIIDMRQELLEGNRSMFSRALQTALHTLQDQQQQGILFVPRRGHSTFVSCRSCGFVLGCPHCDISLTYHQPHAESAAFLRCHYCNFRQAHPDRCPSCESPYLKHFGSGTQRVIQEITQQFPTLRCLRFDSDTTRTKGAHRALLDRFARGEADVLVGTQMLTKGIDLPQVTLVGVVAADGMLHLPDYRASERTFQVLTQVAGRAGRGSQPGRVLLQTYSPQHPVVQAVQRYDYDSFIETEQQQRTALGYPPFGHLVLLRLSGVDPALVRRIAERLGEKLRFNQTQLGYDLLGPAPAAIERVARRYRWQILLKYRTAQLQGLPNLQSLRQQCPSEVSLTIDVDPLNLL; this comes from the coding sequence ATGCCAGAAGTCTTGTCGTCCGAAATGTTGTCTGTTGCTGAAGGGGGCGATCGCTCGCCCCGGGGTAGCTGGGTCGAGACGTTGGTCGATTGTGCGGGGGCGCAAGGGCTTTATACCTATCGAGTGCCTGCTGATATTGAGGTTCAGCCAGGGGATATTCTCAGCGTTCCCTTTGGTGCACAGCAAGTTGGGGCGATCGCCATTCGCAGGGTTGAAGCACTGCCAGAGGATCTGCCTCCCAGCGCGGTGCGAGATGTTGAAGAGGTCATTTGCCAGGGCTTTTTCCCCTCCAGCTATTGGTCACTGCTGCAACAGACGGCTACTTATTACTGCACTCCCCTGATCCAGGTCGTGCGAACAGCGTTACCGCCGGGTTTGCTAGGGCGATCGCAGCGTCGGATTCGTTTGACTCCAACCTGCCCAAACTCTGCTCCAGCAGACTTGTCTACAGCGGCACAACAGATTCTGGAACAACTCCAGTCCCATAAGACGGGCGATTATGCGTGGCAATATCTGCAACGGCAGGTAAATGGGGCATCCCGAGGTTTGCGGGAATTACTCCAACGGGGATGGGTCGAGAGCTATCTGGAGCCACCGACTCCGGTTAAACCTAAACAACGGCAAGCCGTCACCTTTGTGGCTGAACCTGCGGTTGCCCTCAGCCCTCGCCAACATGAGGTGCTGGAGGTGTTGAAGCGACGTGGCGGCGAGATGTGGCTTCAGGATCTGTTGCAAACCTGCCAGACTAGCTCTGCGGTGCTCAAGGGTTTGCAACAAAAGGGATGTGTGGTGGTCTATCAGCGAGAAGTGCTGCGGACGGAAAGTGGAGCCTCGATTCTGGGGAGCCACCCCAAAGCCCTGACCTCCGCTCAACAGGCTGCTCTGGTTAAGATTCAGTCGCTCGATCGGTATCAGGTGGTGCTGCTGCATGGTGTGACTGGATCGGGCAAAACCGAGGTCTATCTCCAGGCGATCGCCCCAATTCTAAATCAAGGAAAATCGGCTCTGGTTTTGGTGCCTGAGATTGGACTCACTCCTCAACTGACCGATCGCTTTCGTGCCCGATTTGGCAGCAAGGTAATGGTCTACCACAGTGCCCTGTCTGAGGGTGAGCGGTATGACACCTGGCGACAGATGCTGAGTGGAACCCCTCAGGTGGTGATTGGCACCCGTTCTGCCATCTTTGCTCCGCTGCCCAATCTGGGGTTGATTGTCCTTGATGAAGAGCATGACAGCAGCTTCAAGCAAGACCAACCTACTCCCTGCTATCACGCTCGTACGGTGGCTCACTGGCGAGCGGCGTCAGAAAATTGCCCGCTGATCTTAGGGTCTGCAACCCCATCTATTGAAACCTGGGTTGAGGTTCAAGGCGGCTTTGTCGGCCATATCTCTGCCTCGGATACCCATCCCCCAACAGTCACACCGTTTCCTGAAAAGAGCAAACCTCTCTACCTCGCACTGCCAGAGCGAGTTCATGCTCGACCCCTGCCTCCAATTGACATTATCGATATGCGACAGGAGTTGCTGGAGGGCAACCGCTCGATGTTCAGCCGTGCTCTCCAAACTGCGCTCCACACTCTACAAGACCAGCAACAACAGGGGATTTTGTTTGTTCCCCGACGTGGACACAGCACCTTTGTCTCCTGCCGCAGTTGTGGGTTTGTGTTGGGATGCCCCCATTGCGACATCTCGCTGACCTATCACCAACCCCACGCAGAGAGTGCTGCTTTCTTGCGATGTCACTACTGCAACTTTAGACAGGCACATCCCGATCGCTGCCCCTCCTGTGAATCTCCCTATCTCAAACATTTTGGCAGTGGTACTCAACGAGTCATTCAAGAAATCACTCAGCAGTTTCCTACGTTGCGCTGTCTGCGGTTTGATAGTGACACAACCCGCACTAAAGGAGCCCATCGAGCACTGCTCGATCGCTTTGCACGAGGAGAAGCAGATGTGCTGGTTGGTACTCAGATGTTGACGAAAGGAATTGATCTGCCTCAGGTCACGCTGGTTGGGGTGGTTGCTGCGGATGGGATGTTGCATCTGCCTGACTACCGCGCCAGTGAGCGCACCTTTCAGGTATTGACACAGGTGGCAGGTCGAGCCGGACGAGGGAGCCAACCCGGTCGAGTTCTACTGCAAACCTACTCCCCACAGCATCCGGTTGTTCAGGCCGTGCAACGCTATGACTATGACTCCTTTATCGAGACGGAGCAACAACAACGCACAGCCCTGGGATATCCTCCCTTTGGTCATCTGGTGTTGCTACGGTTAAGCGGTGTAGATCCAGCGTTAGTGCGCCGCATAGCTGAGCGACTGGGTGAAAAACTGCGCTTCAATCAAACTCAGCTGGGTTACGATCTGTTGGGTCCGGCTCCAGCGGCGATCGAGCGAGTCGC